The following proteins are co-located in the Desulfatitalea tepidiphila genome:
- the lpxD gene encoding UDP-3-O-(3-hydroxymyristoyl)glucosamine N-acyltransferase, with protein sequence MKTFTLGDLASQVGGEVLGDTNIKIHATAGLAQAGEGQISFLANRKYTPLVKSTQASAVIVKEKMASNAALLICQDPYYAFTRIAVLLHGYRRHPFSGVSTGASIAPSALIGQGSAIANHVNILENVRIGKNCTLYPGVFIGPESVVGDDCILYPNVVIYDQCQVGNRVIIQANSTVGEDGFGFATHKGIHHKIPHISRVIIEDDVELGAGCGIERGAMEDTIIGKGSKIGDAVVIGHGTKVGPHCLLVPQVGIAGSTTLGHHCVAAGQVGIGGHLHIGNGVMIGGQAGVTEDVPDGVTLWGTPAFEASQAKRSYFLIRRLPEIWKELKRLRERIAAIDGKTGK encoded by the coding sequence ATGAAAACATTCACGCTGGGTGACTTAGCCTCCCAAGTGGGCGGAGAGGTCCTGGGGGATACAAACATCAAAATTCATGCAACGGCAGGGTTGGCCCAGGCTGGCGAGGGCCAAATCAGTTTTCTTGCCAATCGAAAATATACCCCCCTGGTTAAATCGACCCAGGCATCCGCTGTCATCGTCAAAGAAAAAATGGCGTCTAATGCAGCCCTGCTGATTTGTCAGGACCCATACTATGCCTTTACCCGGATTGCGGTGTTGCTTCACGGTTATCGTCGTCATCCCTTCAGTGGGGTCAGTACCGGGGCGAGCATCGCACCCAGTGCCCTCATCGGCCAAGGTTCAGCCATTGCGAATCATGTCAATATCCTGGAAAACGTGCGCATCGGTAAAAATTGTACCCTATATCCAGGGGTATTCATTGGCCCTGAGAGTGTCGTCGGTGATGATTGCATCCTCTATCCCAATGTCGTGATTTACGATCAGTGCCAAGTTGGGAATCGGGTGATCATCCAGGCCAACTCAACAGTCGGTGAAGACGGTTTCGGGTTTGCCACCCACAAGGGGATTCATCATAAAATTCCTCACATAAGCCGCGTGATCATCGAGGATGACGTTGAACTGGGAGCCGGTTGCGGGATCGAAAGAGGCGCCATGGAGGATACGATCATCGGAAAGGGCTCCAAAATCGGCGATGCGGTGGTGATCGGCCATGGCACCAAGGTGGGGCCTCATTGCCTTTTGGTACCTCAGGTGGGCATCGCTGGCTCGACAACACTGGGACACCATTGTGTCGCCGCCGGTCAGGTGGGTATCGGCGGGCACCTGCACATCGGCAACGGCGTCATGATTGGAGGACAAGCGGGGGTCACTGAAGATGTCCCGGACGGTGTCACGCTCTGGGGTACCCCGGCCTTCGAGGCGAGTCAGGCCAAGAGATCCTATTTTCTGATTCGGCGGTTGCCCGAAATATGGAAAGAGTTAAAGCGCCTCAGGGAAAGAATTGCGGCTATAGACGGCAAAACAGGAAAATGA
- a CDS encoding universal stress protein encodes MPIRKILWPTDFSGSAQYAMSYVRSLTEKYGAEVHVLYVIEDVAHHKDWYGQFEPDRIEKILSWEQKKAEERLQTICSDYLSNCPLYVRHVAVGDPAQEILKLIEKEGADLVVMSTTGAKGHFTFGSVTEKVVKNSPVPVVTIPPSGEVSGRVGQ; translated from the coding sequence ATGCCTATTCGAAAAATATTATGGCCCACCGATTTTTCGGGGAGCGCACAGTATGCGATGTCTTATGTACGATCCTTGACTGAAAAATATGGAGCCGAGGTACATGTCCTCTATGTCATCGAGGATGTGGCCCACCATAAAGATTGGTATGGTCAGTTCGAGCCGGATCGTATCGAGAAAATTCTATCCTGGGAGCAAAAAAAGGCGGAGGAACGTCTGCAAACGATATGCAGCGACTATCTTTCCAACTGCCCGCTTTACGTTCGCCATGTCGCAGTAGGCGATCCGGCCCAAGAGATTCTTAAATTGATCGAAAAAGAAGGAGCCGACCTCGTGGTCATGAGCACCACAGGTGCAAAGGGCCATTTTACATTTGGGAGCGTTACCGAAAAGGTGGTCAAAAACAGTCCGGTGCCGGTGGTGACCATCCCGCCTTCCGGCGAAGTGTCCGGTAGGGTCGGTCAGTGA
- a CDS encoding 2-oxo acid dehydrogenase subunit E2: MIKEVTIPEISENVTSGKVVKVLVQEGDRVDIDDILIEFETEKALVEIPSTAKGKIVELPVKEGQELRVGDVIARVEIEEEGEERKKPDRAETKADASSKEAEAESPTPDDSVYRPAAEKKRDEKQGKSSGLEKEPPSREDRPPAPAAPSVRRFARELGIDIHEVHGTGPGGRITESDVKAFVKEGREAAGQTALLGEIAETALPDFARWGDIETVELPGVRKLTAKSTALSWRLVPHVTQFDKSDITALETFLGKNGPGPRGKDVKLTVTAVLAKVCAAGLLKFPRFNASIDMANNLMIYKKYAHIGIAVDTERGLLVPVIRNADKMSIRELATAIADLAERSRNKKIKPDEMEGGTFTISNQGAIGGTQFTPIVMWPQAAILGVSRSTVEPVYMDGQFHPRTMLPLALSYDHRIIDGADAARFLKWICECLEQPFNLHL, translated from the coding sequence ATGATCAAAGAGGTCACGATCCCGGAGATCAGCGAAAACGTCACCTCCGGCAAGGTGGTCAAGGTGCTGGTTCAAGAGGGGGATAGGGTCGATATCGATGACATTCTCATCGAATTCGAGACCGAAAAGGCGTTGGTCGAAATCCCATCCACCGCCAAAGGGAAAATTGTCGAGCTGCCTGTCAAGGAAGGCCAGGAGCTGCGCGTGGGCGATGTGATCGCCAGGGTTGAGATCGAAGAAGAGGGCGAGGAGAGAAAAAAGCCGGATCGGGCAGAGACGAAGGCTGACGCCAGTTCGAAGGAAGCGGAAGCTGAATCACCGACTCCCGATGATTCGGTGTACCGTCCGGCGGCAGAAAAGAAGCGCGATGAGAAACAAGGCAAATCGTCTGGCCTTGAGAAGGAACCGCCATCCCGAGAAGATCGCCCGCCGGCGCCCGCCGCTCCGTCTGTCCGACGTTTTGCCCGCGAGTTGGGAATCGACATCCACGAGGTGCATGGCACCGGACCGGGTGGAAGAATCACCGAGAGCGATGTAAAGGCCTTTGTCAAAGAAGGTCGGGAGGCTGCAGGGCAAACTGCCCTCCTGGGCGAAATTGCCGAAACGGCTTTACCGGACTTCGCCCGATGGGGCGATATCGAAACGGTCGAATTACCCGGGGTTCGCAAACTAACCGCCAAAAGCACGGCCCTGTCATGGCGCCTTGTGCCCCATGTGACGCAATTCGATAAGAGCGACATCACGGCATTGGAAACATTTCTCGGCAAAAACGGGCCAGGCCCTAGAGGAAAGGATGTCAAGCTCACCGTGACGGCGGTGTTGGCCAAGGTATGCGCCGCCGGTCTGTTGAAGTTTCCGCGTTTCAACGCGAGCATCGATATGGCCAACAATCTCATGATTTATAAAAAATATGCGCATATCGGCATCGCCGTGGATACCGAGCGAGGGCTACTGGTCCCGGTGATTCGCAATGCCGATAAAATGTCCATTCGTGAACTCGCCACTGCAATTGCCGATCTGGCCGAAAGATCACGAAACAAAAAGATCAAACCAGATGAGATGGAGGGCGGTACCTTTACCATTTCCAATCAGGGCGCTATCGGAGGCACCCAGTTCACACCCATCGTCATGTGGCCCCAGGCGGCCATTCTGGGTGTGAGCCGGAGCACGGTCGAACCCGTTTATATGGACGGCCAATTCCATCCTCGCACCATGTTGCCACTGGCACTCTCGTACGATCATCGAATTATCGATGGCGCCGATGCGGCCCGTTTTCTGAAATGGATTTGTGAATGCCTCGAACAACCGTTCAACCTTCATCTATAA
- the aceE gene encoding pyruvate dehydrogenase (acetyl-transferring), homodimeric type, translating into MANHDDGGDRASAQIAYENREWIESLDYVYENQGPQRVRELLRLLQTRAQKRDAEFPFSANTPYINTIGVDRQPAYPGSREIERRIKSIIRWNAMAMVVRANRQSSGIGGHISTYASCATLYEVGFNHFFRAKSADHPGDIVYFQGHASPGIYARAFLEGRLETVQLENFRRELRPEGGLSSYPHPYLMRDFWQFPTVSMGLSPLMAIYQARFNRYLQDRGIKPRDDQKVWAFLGDGELDEPESLGAITLASREQLDNLIFVVNCNLQRLDGPVRGNGKIIQELEAAFRGAGWNVIKVIWGGDWDPLLGQDDDGLLVKRMEEVPDGQYQMYSVAGGDYIRKDFFGKYPQLEKMVRSYSDEQLFKLRRGGHDPDKVYAAYQSAIHHEGAPTVILAKTIKGYGLGEAGEGRNITHQQKKLNDEELRYFRSRFGIPIPDEEIQKMPFYRPSPDSEEIRYLQERRRRLGGYLPARSWSVPAVRPPGEALYTEFMEGTGDREVATTMAMVHLLGKLLKDKNTGPYIVPIVPDEARTFGMEALFRSIGIYSHVGQTYEPVDKESLLYYKEAKNGQILEEGITEAGAMSSFIAAGTSYSSHGINMIPFFFYYSIFGFQRIGDLIWAAGDAQARGFLLGATSGRTTLAGEGLQHQDGHSHLLAYANPSVLAYDPAFAYELAVIVREGMRRMFEAGENLIYYITIMNELYRMPPKPEGMDEGILNGIYRFRRSDTKRAKAKVHLLGSGTILNEVLKAGDLLETDYGVAADVWSVTSYKSLYWDAIDTERWNWRHPDRKPRACFLEKQLSGETGVFVAASDYVKTLPASIAKWVPGPMVLLGTDGYGRSESRAALRDFFEVDARHIAFAALGALAREKAVTAAIVKKAANALEIDPEKSNPLFV; encoded by the coding sequence ATGGCCAATCATGATGACGGCGGCGACCGCGCGAGTGCACAGATCGCATACGAGAACCGGGAATGGATCGAATCCCTGGATTATGTCTATGAGAACCAGGGACCGCAGCGGGTCAGGGAACTGTTGCGGTTACTGCAAACACGCGCCCAGAAGCGGGACGCTGAATTTCCCTTTTCCGCCAACACCCCCTACATCAACACGATCGGCGTCGATCGGCAACCGGCCTATCCAGGCAGCCGTGAGATAGAACGTCGCATCAAGAGTATCATCCGTTGGAACGCCATGGCCATGGTCGTGCGCGCCAACCGTCAAAGCAGTGGCATCGGCGGCCATATTTCTACTTACGCCTCCTGCGCCACGCTCTATGAAGTCGGTTTCAACCATTTTTTCCGTGCCAAAAGCGCCGACCATCCTGGAGATATCGTATATTTTCAAGGGCATGCGTCGCCGGGTATCTACGCCCGCGCATTCTTGGAGGGGCGCCTCGAGACAGTCCAACTCGAAAATTTTCGTCGGGAGCTGAGGCCCGAGGGTGGGCTGTCCAGCTATCCGCATCCCTATCTGATGAGGGATTTCTGGCAATTCCCAACCGTATCCATGGGGCTCTCGCCCCTGATGGCCATCTACCAGGCGCGTTTCAACCGATATCTGCAGGACCGGGGGATAAAGCCACGGGACGATCAGAAGGTTTGGGCCTTTCTCGGTGACGGCGAACTGGACGAACCCGAATCCCTCGGCGCCATCACGCTCGCCTCCCGTGAACAGTTGGACAATTTGATTTTTGTGGTCAACTGCAACCTGCAGCGCTTGGACGGACCGGTCAGGGGCAACGGTAAGATCATTCAGGAGCTCGAGGCCGCATTCCGTGGTGCGGGATGGAACGTCATCAAGGTGATTTGGGGCGGTGACTGGGATCCGCTGCTGGGCCAGGACGACGACGGACTGCTCGTGAAGCGTATGGAAGAGGTGCCCGACGGTCAGTATCAAATGTACTCGGTGGCCGGCGGTGATTACATCCGCAAAGACTTCTTCGGCAAGTACCCCCAACTGGAAAAGATGGTCCGTTCCTATTCCGACGAGCAACTTTTCAAACTGCGGCGGGGCGGCCACGATCCCGATAAGGTGTATGCCGCCTACCAATCCGCGATCCATCATGAGGGGGCTCCCACCGTTATCCTGGCCAAAACCATCAAAGGATACGGACTCGGAGAGGCCGGTGAGGGGCGCAATATCACCCACCAGCAGAAAAAGCTCAACGATGAGGAGTTGCGATACTTTCGCAGCCGATTCGGGATTCCCATCCCGGATGAAGAGATTCAGAAGATGCCGTTCTACCGACCGTCACCGGACAGTGAAGAGATCCGATATCTGCAGGAGCGAAGACGTCGATTGGGCGGCTATCTGCCGGCGCGGAGCTGGTCGGTTCCGGCTGTGAGACCACCGGGGGAAGCGCTTTATACCGAATTCATGGAGGGCACCGGCGATCGCGAGGTGGCCACCACCATGGCCATGGTCCACCTCCTGGGAAAACTTTTGAAAGACAAGAATACCGGACCGTATATCGTGCCCATCGTTCCGGACGAAGCCCGCACCTTTGGCATGGAGGCCCTTTTTCGATCCATCGGAATCTACTCCCATGTGGGACAGACCTATGAGCCGGTAGACAAGGAGAGCTTGCTGTACTACAAGGAGGCCAAAAACGGTCAGATTCTGGAAGAGGGAATCACCGAAGCCGGCGCCATGTCGTCGTTCATCGCTGCCGGAACCTCGTACTCAAGCCACGGCATCAACATGATTCCCTTCTTTTTTTACTATTCGATTTTTGGCTTCCAGCGCATCGGCGACCTCATATGGGCGGCCGGCGACGCCCAGGCCCGAGGTTTTCTCCTGGGTGCCACTTCCGGTCGAACCACGCTGGCCGGTGAAGGGTTACAGCACCAGGATGGTCACAGTCATCTGCTGGCATACGCCAATCCCTCGGTCCTAGCCTATGATCCGGCCTTTGCCTATGAACTGGCGGTGATCGTGCGCGAGGGTATGCGGCGCATGTTCGAGGCCGGTGAAAATTTGATCTACTACATTACCATCATGAACGAGTTGTACCGCATGCCGCCCAAACCGGAAGGCATGGACGAAGGGATCCTGAACGGGATTTACCGATTCCGTCGATCCGATACAAAAAGAGCCAAGGCGAAAGTCCACCTGCTGGGAAGCGGCACCATCTTGAACGAGGTGCTCAAGGCCGGTGATCTGTTGGAAACGGATTACGGCGTGGCGGCGGATGTGTGGAGTGTGACCAGTTATAAAAGCCTCTATTGGGATGCCATCGACACCGAGCGATGGAATTGGCGCCATCCGGATCGAAAGCCGAGAGCGTGTTTCTTGGAAAAGCAGTTGAGCGGCGAAACCGGTGTGTTCGTTGCGGCATCGGATTATGTCAAGACATTGCCGGCCAGCATCGCCAAGTGGGTGCCAGGCCCCATGGTGCTTTTGGGAACAGATGGTTACGGCCGAAGCGAGTCCCGCGCGGCCCTGCGCGACTTTTTCGAGGTCGATGCGCGCCATATCGCATTTGCCGCATTGGGAGCGCTGGCCCGGGAGAAGGCCGTCACGGCCGCGATCGTCAAAAAGGCGGCCAATGCTCTGGAGATCGATCCCGAAAAGAGCAATCCGTTGTTCGTATAG
- the pgm gene encoding phosphoglucomutase (alpha-D-glucose-1,6-bisphosphate-dependent), whose protein sequence is MTIHERAGQPVLPEMLVNLPDLITAYFSRKPDVSIPEQRVAFGTSGHRGSSFKNSFNEDHILATSQAICDYRRSQNITGPLFLGMDTHALSTPAMVTALEVLAANNVEVMLAEGNAYTPTPAISHAILLHNRGRTNGLADGIVITPSHNPPEDGGFKYNPPNGGPAGSEITSWIEQRANTLLADGLKPLLRTPYERARRAATTHTYDYIGTYTLDLANVIDMDVIRASGIPLGVDPMGGSGVGFWPAIADRYNLNLTVVDGGVDPTFRFMSLDWDGRIRMDPSSTYAMQRLIGLKDRFEIGFGCDTDHDRHGIVTRGKGLMPPNHYLAVCVYYLFQHRPHWPATAAVGKTLVSSQMIDRVAAHLGRRLYEVPVGFKWFVDGLLDGSLGFAGEESAGASFERMDGSAWSTDKDGMIAALLAAEITARINRDPAEIYTDLETRFGSPIYARIDAPASKAQKSALSKLTPEKVNIDTLAGEPIQIALTHAPANGAAIGGLKVVAANGWFAARPSGTEDIYKIYAESFKDEQHLKQIQAEAQAIVSSAVT, encoded by the coding sequence ATGACGATCCATGAACGCGCCGGCCAGCCGGTATTGCCGGAGATGCTGGTCAACCTCCCCGATCTGATTACCGCCTATTTCAGCCGGAAACCGGATGTCTCCATTCCAGAGCAACGGGTCGCCTTCGGCACTTCGGGACACCGGGGTTCTTCCTTCAAAAACAGCTTTAACGAGGATCACATTCTGGCCACCAGCCAGGCGATCTGCGACTATCGCCGCAGCCAGAATATTACCGGACCGCTCTTTCTGGGCATGGATACCCACGCCCTGTCCACACCCGCCATGGTGACAGCGCTCGAGGTGCTCGCCGCAAACAATGTCGAGGTGATGCTGGCCGAAGGCAATGCCTACACGCCCACGCCGGCCATCTCCCATGCCATTCTCCTCCACAATCGGGGCCGTACCAATGGCCTGGCCGACGGTATTGTCATCACGCCTTCCCACAATCCCCCGGAAGATGGCGGATTTAAATACAATCCACCCAACGGCGGGCCAGCCGGCAGCGAGATCACGTCCTGGATCGAGCAACGTGCCAACACGCTTCTGGCCGATGGTTTAAAACCTCTTCTCCGCACACCCTATGAACGCGCGCGCCGCGCGGCAACCACTCATACTTATGATTACATCGGCACCTATACGCTCGACCTGGCCAATGTCATCGATATGGATGTCATCCGCGCGTCCGGCATACCCCTGGGCGTCGATCCCATGGGCGGCTCTGGCGTGGGATTCTGGCCGGCCATCGCCGATCGTTACAATCTGAATCTCACGGTGGTGGATGGTGGCGTGGACCCCACGTTTCGCTTCATGTCCCTGGATTGGGACGGCCGCATCCGCATGGACCCCTCCTCCACTTACGCCATGCAGCGCCTGATCGGTTTAAAGGATCGATTCGAGATCGGTTTCGGATGCGATACCGATCATGACCGGCATGGTATCGTCACACGTGGAAAGGGATTGATGCCGCCCAATCACTACCTGGCCGTTTGCGTCTATTATCTATTTCAACACCGGCCCCATTGGCCGGCGACGGCGGCCGTGGGCAAAACTTTGGTCAGCAGCCAGATGATCGACCGCGTGGCCGCCCATCTTGGCCGCCGGCTCTATGAGGTACCGGTCGGATTCAAATGGTTTGTGGACGGCCTTTTAGACGGTTCGCTGGGATTTGCCGGCGAAGAGAGCGCCGGCGCGTCTTTCGAACGCATGGATGGTTCGGCGTGGTCCACGGATAAAGATGGCATGATTGCCGCCCTGCTGGCGGCGGAGATCACCGCGCGTATAAATCGGGATCCCGCCGAAATTTACACCGACCTGGAGACCCGATTCGGATCGCCGATTTACGCACGCATCGACGCGCCGGCCAGCAAGGCCCAGAAATCGGCGCTATCCAAACTGACACCCGAAAAAGTCAACATCGACACCCTCGCCGGTGAACCGATACAAATCGCTTTGACGCACGCTCCTGCCAACGGAGCGGCCATCGGCGGGCTGAAGGTGGTTGCGGCCAACGGTTGGTTTGCTGCCCGCCCCTCGGGCACCGAAGATATCTACAAAATCTACGCGGAGAGTTTCAAGGATGAACAGCACCTGAAACAAATCCAGGCGGAAGCGCAGGCCATTGTCTCCTCCGCGGTAACGTAG
- the lpdA gene encoding dihydrolipoyl dehydrogenase: MTDHATQVVVIGGGPGGYAAAFMAADLGLQVTLIDPGENPGGVCLYRGCIPSKALLHAAKVIREARDAENFGLHFSGLKIDHARLKEWKESVVAKMTGGLGQLAKQKKVRYIQGKATFKDSRTLHVVAGEDKTQDMVFEHAIIATGSRPIRLKHLDIDSEHLWDSTDALALQTIPKRLLVIGGGYIGLELGTVYAALGSTVQVAEMTPSLLPGADKDLVRFVRNDLKEKFEAIHLETTVTQLRDQKNGINVTMEGPESDGKPKHFDKVLMAVGRKPNSGDLGLENTKIELDDKGFIRVDLQRRTAEPHIFAIGDVVGEPMLAHKASHEGRIAAEVIAQHKVAFEPACIPAVVFTDPEIAWVGLSEAEAKDKGVKFKAVRFPWAASGRASTLGRNDGLTKLLVDPETERILGVAIVGPGAGELIAEGSLALEMAATVADMGLTIHPHPTLSETLMEAADVFQGTSTHYHAPRRK, translated from the coding sequence ATGACAGATCACGCTACACAAGTGGTCGTTATCGGCGGCGGCCCAGGAGGTTATGCGGCAGCGTTTATGGCGGCGGATCTGGGGTTACAGGTCACGCTAATCGATCCGGGTGAGAATCCGGGCGGTGTTTGCCTTTACAGGGGCTGTATTCCCTCCAAAGCGCTTTTGCATGCGGCCAAGGTGATCCGCGAAGCGCGGGACGCCGAAAATTTTGGTTTGCATTTCAGCGGGCTGAAAATCGACCATGCCCGTCTTAAAGAGTGGAAAGAGTCGGTGGTCGCCAAAATGACCGGTGGCTTGGGGCAGTTGGCTAAACAGAAAAAGGTGCGTTACATCCAAGGCAAGGCGACCTTCAAGGATAGCCGGACACTGCATGTTGTAGCAGGTGAAGACAAAACACAAGATATGGTATTTGAACATGCCATCATCGCCACCGGTTCCCGACCCATTCGGCTGAAGCATCTCGACATCGATTCCGAGCATTTGTGGGATTCAACGGACGCGCTCGCTCTTCAAACCATCCCCAAACGACTGCTGGTCATCGGGGGCGGCTATATCGGCCTGGAACTTGGAACGGTTTACGCCGCACTGGGCTCAACAGTGCAGGTGGCCGAAATGACTCCAAGTCTGCTTCCAGGTGCGGACAAGGACCTTGTGCGGTTTGTGCGAAATGATCTGAAGGAGAAGTTCGAAGCCATCCATTTGGAAACCACGGTGACGCAGTTAAGAGACCAGAAAAATGGCATAAATGTGACCATGGAGGGACCGGAGTCCGATGGCAAACCGAAGCATTTCGACAAGGTGCTGATGGCAGTCGGACGCAAACCCAATTCCGGCGATCTGGGTCTTGAGAACACCAAGATCGAACTCGACGACAAGGGGTTTATCCGCGTGGATCTGCAGCGCCGCACAGCCGAGCCTCACATCTTTGCCATCGGCGACGTAGTCGGTGAGCCGATGCTGGCTCATAAAGCCAGCCACGAGGGCAGGATCGCAGCCGAGGTGATCGCACAGCATAAAGTGGCATTTGAGCCCGCCTGCATACCAGCCGTAGTGTTTACAGACCCTGAAATCGCATGGGTCGGCCTATCAGAAGCCGAAGCAAAGGATAAGGGCGTGAAATTCAAGGCCGTACGCTTTCCCTGGGCAGCCTCCGGACGCGCCTCGACATTGGGGCGGAACGATGGTTTGACCAAGCTGCTCGTCGATCCGGAAACCGAACGCATTCTTGGCGTGGCGATAGTGGGGCCCGGTGCCGGCGAACTGATCGCAGAGGGTTCCCTGGCCTTGGAAATGGCAGCCACCGTGGCTGACATGGGATTGACGATTCACCCCCATCCCACCCTATCGGAAACGCTCATGGAGGCGGCCGATGTGTTCCAGGGCACTTCGACGCACTATCATGCCCCCAGGCGAAAATAG